A part of Citrifermentans bremense genomic DNA contains:
- a CDS encoding antibiotic biosynthesis monooxygenase — MGIESNLDIDQAKSVAFIITHTIKEGEEERYEAWLSDILSLVSRAPGYLGREVFRPAQGTRTYTSILRFDTYHNLNAWAHSDDRKSMVSRVSDLLTKGDVHEVRTGVDFWFTPQYIKPPKSWKQFLLVLSAIYPLTLIIPYLLNPLFGATGPLQFPLVKALLIAAVIVALMTFVIMPRYTRLVKRWLYEETD, encoded by the coding sequence GTGGGCATTGAAAGCAACCTCGATATCGACCAGGCCAAGTCCGTCGCCTTCATCATCACCCACACCATCAAGGAGGGTGAAGAGGAGCGGTACGAGGCTTGGCTCTCTGACATTCTCAGCCTGGTCAGCCGTGCCCCTGGCTATCTCGGAAGGGAGGTATTCCGCCCGGCCCAAGGGACGAGGACGTACACCTCAATACTGCGATTCGACACTTACCATAATCTTAACGCCTGGGCGCACTCCGATGATCGCAAATCAATGGTCAGCCGGGTCAGCGACCTCCTGACCAAAGGTGATGTCCACGAGGTCAGGACCGGGGTCGATTTCTGGTTTACCCCCCAGTACATAAAGCCACCTAAATCTTGGAAGCAGTTTCTTCTTGTCCTCTCTGCCATTTACCCGCTGACCTTAATCATCCCCTACCTTCTGAATCCATTGTTCGGCGCGACGGGACCTTTGCAGTTCCCCTTGGTAAAGGCGCTGCTAATCGCTGCGGTCATCGTGGCGCTGATGACTTTTGTGATAATGCCGCGCTACACCCGGCTGGTGAAGCGCTGGCTGTATGAAGAAACGGATTAG
- a CDS encoding MBL fold metallo-hydrolase, translated as MNREQHVCLVCGFNMIGFHPSHCPFCGASSKHFITAEECSARFRVTSTPVNQKVSRLNSQPALGIEHAAYRIETGNGACWIDCPSCFDTSLAKADTILFTHHHFLGASNLYRDHFEAEVRIHQLDSTHDICRPFSFDATFQENFVHNGIEAFHIGGHTPGFTCYIFEDVFFICDYVFLDGDRLKYNPFGPADLTIAGGRVIEEIISDRQFSTVCGYNYVIGYGEWKRRFDAGPIFGGY; from the coding sequence ATGAATCGCGAACAGCACGTTTGCCTGGTCTGCGGCTTCAACATGATCGGGTTCCATCCCTCCCATTGCCCTTTTTGCGGCGCCTCGTCAAAGCATTTCATAACCGCGGAAGAATGCTCAGCGCGCTTCCGTGTCACCTCGACTCCGGTGAACCAAAAAGTGTCGAGGCTCAATTCCCAGCCCGCCCTCGGCATCGAGCATGCCGCCTACCGGATCGAGACGGGCAACGGCGCGTGCTGGATCGACTGCCCGTCCTGCTTCGATACCTCGCTCGCCAAGGCCGATACCATACTCTTCACCCATCACCACTTCCTCGGTGCTTCCAACCTCTATCGCGATCACTTCGAAGCTGAGGTGCGCATCCACCAACTCGACTCCACCCACGACATCTGCCGCCCCTTCAGTTTCGACGCCACCTTCCAGGAGAACTTCGTCCACAACGGGATAGAGGCGTTCCATATCGGGGGGCATACCCCGGGGTTCACCTGCTACATCTTCGAGGACGTCTTCTTCATCTGCGACTACGTCTTTCTCGATGGCGACCGCTTGAAATACAACCCGTTCGGTCCCGCCGACCTCACCATCGCAGGGGGAAGAGTCATCGAAGAGATCATCAGCGACCGTCAGTTCTCCACCGTCTGCGGCTATAACTACGTGATCGGCTACGGCGAGTGGAAGCGCAGGTTCGACGCCGGCCCCATATTTGGGGGATATTGA
- a CDS encoding ZIP family metal transporter, which produces MGNSALAAGFWGLVGGCSLLIGAVIGLFVPTSKKVISAVMALGAGVLISSVAFELMDEAFRSGGFDAASIGLSLGAILFYVGDQIIEKKGGKHRKRSQGQQAGGSSTAILLGALMDGIPESIAIGVSLLKGGTVGVVMVVAVFLSNIPESLSSASGMQKAGHSRKFILLVWTAVVAISAASSLVGYLLLAGVSGNIIGGIQAFAAGAILTMLASTMMPEAFEEGGAIVGLITTAGFLVSFVLSKLQG; this is translated from the coding sequence ATGGGAAACAGTGCACTCGCGGCAGGGTTTTGGGGCTTGGTGGGGGGATGTTCCCTTCTCATCGGGGCCGTCATCGGCCTTTTCGTTCCGACATCGAAAAAGGTGATCTCAGCCGTTATGGCGCTCGGCGCCGGCGTTCTCATCTCTTCCGTAGCTTTCGAGCTGATGGACGAGGCGTTTCGCAGCGGCGGTTTCGACGCCGCCTCCATCGGGCTTTCCCTTGGCGCTATCCTTTTTTACGTGGGCGACCAGATCATCGAGAAGAAAGGCGGCAAACATCGGAAACGGTCCCAAGGGCAGCAGGCAGGTGGATCCTCCACCGCGATCTTGCTGGGGGCACTCATGGATGGCATCCCCGAGTCCATTGCCATCGGCGTTAGTCTGCTCAAGGGGGGGACGGTAGGAGTCGTCATGGTCGTCGCCGTCTTCCTCAGCAACATTCCGGAGTCTTTGTCATCGGCATCGGGGATGCAGAAAGCGGGGCACTCAAGGAAATTCATCCTTCTGGTATGGACCGCCGTAGTGGCGATCTCGGCCGCCAGTTCGCTGGTGGGCTACCTGCTATTGGCCGGCGTGTCGGGGAACATCATCGGCGGGATCCAGGCATTCGCGGCAGGAGCGATCCTCACCATGCTGGCCAGCACCATGATGCCAGAGGCATTTGAAGAAGGGGGCGCCATTGTCGGGCTGATAACGACAGCAGGGTTCCTGGTCTCATTCGTGTTGAGCAAACTGCAAGGGTAA
- a CDS encoding ATP-binding protein: protein MTTEDLLQDLKKKGELDERHLLASIRLLHLLASGKSSEEVMSTLLPFFQELSGCEAVAVRLREEEDYPYFHTLGFASEFVNAESHLCAKDLAGQIKRDNIGNPVLECMCGNILCGRFDHGKPFFTPNGSFWTNSTSELLEGTTEEDLQSRTRNRCSAEGYESVALVPLHHNEEIIGLIQFNDRRKDRFSKGFISLVELLADSVTVAVVRRWEEDSLRKREEYYRAMVTAFDGLIYICSADYRIEFLNEALKRRIGHDATGEPCYEALHGLDAICPWCKNDLIFAGESHRWVVQSPKDNRWYEVSNTPIRKNNKIVSKQAMIMDVTERQQLHEEILRKQQDLILANDLLESRVAERTANLEAAMREHESFSYSVSHDLRAPLRHINSFSAIMMEELADELPPTSKDYLERIRSASNRMGGLIDHLLELSRVGRAALKLEPVDLSEMAASILTVLQEMEPKRTVKIFVEEDMRVLGDRTLLQQLLQNLLGNAWKYTSKTVNAHIEFGSSKRGEGAVFYVKDNGAGFDMQYKDNLFVAFQRLHTGEFEGEGIGLTTAQRIIQRHSGDIWAEGEVGKGATFYFTLPN from the coding sequence ATGACCACAGAAGATTTGTTGCAAGACCTCAAGAAGAAAGGCGAACTTGACGAACGCCACCTTTTGGCTTCGATCCGACTGCTGCACTTACTTGCCTCAGGGAAATCCTCCGAAGAGGTCATGTCCACGCTGTTACCTTTTTTTCAAGAACTTTCAGGATGTGAAGCTGTAGCTGTCCGACTTCGTGAAGAAGAGGATTACCCCTATTTCCATACCCTGGGTTTCGCATCTGAGTTCGTGAACGCTGAGAGTCATCTGTGCGCAAAAGACTTGGCCGGCCAGATAAAAAGGGACAACATCGGCAATCCGGTTCTGGAATGCATGTGCGGCAACATCCTCTGCGGGCGCTTTGACCATGGCAAGCCTTTCTTCACCCCGAATGGCAGTTTCTGGACAAACAGTACCAGTGAGTTACTCGAAGGTACTACCGAAGAGGACCTCCAGTCACGAACCCGCAACAGATGCAGCGCGGAGGGATACGAATCAGTAGCCCTGGTTCCACTTCACCATAATGAAGAAATCATAGGACTGATACAGTTCAACGATCGACGCAAGGATCGATTTTCCAAAGGGTTTATCTCACTTGTAGAGTTGTTGGCAGACAGCGTGACCGTTGCGGTAGTTAGGCGGTGGGAGGAAGATAGCCTCAGAAAGCGCGAGGAATATTACCGCGCTATGGTGACAGCGTTCGACGGGTTGATATACATCTGCTCGGCCGATTACCGGATCGAGTTCCTGAATGAAGCCCTGAAGCGGCGTATTGGGCACGACGCCACCGGCGAGCCATGTTATGAAGCTCTGCATGGACTTGATGCCATCTGCCCCTGGTGTAAAAACGACCTGATTTTTGCAGGCGAGAGCCATCGTTGGGTGGTGCAAAGCCCAAAAGACAACCGCTGGTACGAAGTTTCCAATACCCCGATAAGGAAAAACAACAAGATCGTTTCCAAGCAGGCGATGATTATGGACGTGACAGAGCGGCAACAACTGCACGAGGAGATTCTGCGCAAGCAACAAGATTTGATACTGGCAAATGACCTGTTGGAAAGCCGCGTTGCCGAGCGAACCGCCAATCTGGAGGCAGCAATGAGGGAACACGAGTCATTCAGTTACTCCGTTTCCCATGACCTGCGCGCTCCCCTGCGCCACATCAACAGCTTCAGCGCCATTATGATGGAGGAATTAGCGGACGAACTGCCGCCTACTTCGAAGGACTACCTGGAGCGGATCCGCTCAGCATCCAACAGGATGGGGGGATTGATCGACCACCTGCTTGAACTGTCCAGGGTAGGGAGGGCGGCGCTGAAACTGGAGCCGGTGGATTTGAGCGAGATGGCCGCGTCCATTTTGACCGTTCTCCAGGAGATGGAGCCGAAGCGGACGGTCAAAATATTTGTCGAAGAGGATATGCGGGTGCTGGGGGACCGGACACTGTTGCAACAGTTGCTTCAGAATCTGCTGGGAAACGCCTGGAAGTACACCTCCAAAACCGTAAATGCTCATATCGAGTTCGGCAGTTCAAAGCGAGGCGAAGGCGCAGTTTTCTATGTCAAAGATAACGGCGCAGGGTTCGACATGCAGTACAAGGACAACCTGTTCGTTGCCTTCCAGCGTTTGCATACCGGGGAGTTCGAAGGAGAAGGGATCGGGCTTACCACCGCTCAGCGCATAATCCAGCGTCACAGTGGTGACATCTGGGCTGAGGGAGAAGTAGGAAAGGGGGCGACCTTCTACTTCACCTTGCCGAATTAA